A single Thermoleophilia bacterium DNA region contains:
- a CDS encoding sulfatase-like hydrolase/transferase yields MSKSEKKEKKDKAKPKQPPNLLLILTDQQRQPRHWPEDPDWLADLVPTDVELSRTGVTFTEACTASCMCSPSRASLFTGKWPAEHGVDLTLTRGGFMPDLKNAPATIRNVIESARIGETSPRRALTTVLKNAVRRPNGGKGEKNLDPKTPNLARILARAGYRTVLKGKWHLSQPAGDEWEPEDGDRVQELYGFEGWIPPDAGENTEPSSFGGGNQSGKSEEGFDEDFARQAEEFLSDPPPEPWALIVSLVNPHDVLAFPSTFAQGGYKPSAWEDLDQIELPPSVDENLASKPHVHKMMKVGQSSYLGVLDADQRLDYCRFYAHLHRLVDEKVKRVVDALGDPDDPESLCSKTVIIKTSDHGELGMSHGGQRQKAFNAYDETINVPLIVSNPVLFPEAKTSAAPVSLCDVLPTMAAFAGVDTSGDGIRGKDLTPVLDGTSESVREEILFTYDDHQAASAFTDVAPPPNHIRAVRSAESMYAVYFDPDGREEPQYELYDMTRDPDQVNNLVNKDTGRVLDPEDAGLLLRMRASLENECRSARTYLPA; encoded by the coding sequence ATGAGCAAGTCCGAAAAGAAGGAAAAGAAGGACAAGGCGAAGCCGAAGCAGCCGCCGAACCTTCTGCTGATCCTCACCGACCAGCAGCGTCAGCCCCGTCACTGGCCTGAAGATCCCGACTGGCTTGCGGATCTGGTGCCGACGGACGTCGAACTTTCCCGAACCGGGGTCACCTTCACCGAGGCATGTACCGCTTCCTGCATGTGCTCGCCGAGCCGGGCTTCGCTCTTCACCGGCAAGTGGCCGGCCGAGCACGGGGTGGACCTTACCCTGACCCGGGGCGGCTTCATGCCGGATCTGAAGAACGCTCCGGCGACCATCCGTAACGTCATCGAATCTGCGCGCATCGGTGAGACTTCGCCCCGGAGGGCGTTGACCACCGTGTTGAAGAACGCCGTTCGCAGGCCGAACGGTGGCAAGGGTGAGAAGAATCTCGATCCGAAGACTCCGAACCTGGCGAGGATCCTCGCCCGGGCCGGGTACCGCACGGTACTCAAGGGCAAGTGGCACCTGAGCCAGCCGGCCGGCGACGAGTGGGAGCCCGAAGACGGCGACCGCGTTCAGGAGCTTTATGGATTCGAAGGCTGGATCCCGCCGGATGCAGGCGAAAACACCGAGCCGTCGAGCTTCGGTGGCGGCAATCAGTCGGGCAAGTCTGAAGAGGGCTTCGACGAGGACTTTGCGCGGCAGGCCGAAGAGTTCCTGAGCGATCCACCGCCCGAACCCTGGGCACTGATCGTGTCCCTGGTCAACCCGCACGACGTGCTCGCCTTCCCGTCCACCTTCGCGCAGGGCGGTTACAAACCGAGCGCCTGGGAGGACCTCGACCAGATCGAATTGCCTCCTTCAGTCGACGAGAACCTCGCCAGCAAGCCTCACGTCCACAAGATGATGAAGGTCGGCCAGTCGAGTTACCTCGGCGTGCTGGACGCTGACCAGAGGCTCGACTACTGCCGCTTCTACGCCCACCTCCATCGGCTCGTCGACGAGAAGGTCAAGCGGGTCGTCGACGCACTGGGCGATCCGGACGATCCGGAATCTCTGTGCTCGAAGACCGTGATCATCAAGACCTCGGACCATGGCGAGCTGGGCATGTCCCACGGTGGTCAGCGCCAGAAAGCCTTCAATGCGTACGACGAGACGATCAACGTGCCGCTGATCGTCTCCAATCCGGTGCTCTTCCCCGAAGCGAAGACAAGCGCCGCGCCAGTCTCGCTCTGCGACGTCTTGCCGACCATGGCGGCGTTCGCCGGCGTGGACACCTCCGGCGACGGCATCCGCGGCAAGGACCTGACCCCGGTGCTGGACGGCACCTCCGAATCAGTCCGGGAAGAAATCCTTTTCACCTACGACGACCATCAGGCGGCCAGCGCCTTCACCGACGTGGCCCCGCCGCCGAACCACATCCGCGCGGTGCGCTCGGCCGAATCGATGTACGCCGTCTATTTCGACCCCGACGGCCGGGAAGAACCGCAGTACGAGCTCTATGACATGACCCGGGACCCCGACCAGGTCAACAACCTGGTCAACAAGGACACCGGCCGCGTGCTCGACCCCGAAGATGCGGGCCTGCTCCTGCGCATGCGCGCGTCACTCGAGAACGAGTGCCGGAGCGCCAGGACCTACCTGCCAGCCTGA
- a CDS encoding YggS family pyridoxal phosphate-dependent enzyme: MIRANIAAVEGRITAACEAAGRSPDSVRLLLATKTQPAGAVRVAIEAGETLVAENRVQEVRPKYEALEDLEYERHFIGHLQSNKINALIPYVSCIQTLDRMSLALKLQKKLESEGRQLEVLLQANTSGEASKSGVAPEDLPGFAAEVGKLDALKVRGLMTIGLFTEDLELARPSLTRLRELQGQVRELNLDGVGMDELSMGMSGDLEVAVEEGSTIVRVGTAIFGARPAAG, translated from the coding sequence CTGATCCGGGCGAACATCGCCGCGGTTGAGGGTCGGATCACCGCAGCCTGCGAGGCGGCGGGGCGGTCGCCGGATTCGGTGCGGCTGCTGCTGGCGACCAAAACCCAGCCCGCGGGAGCGGTCCGGGTGGCGATCGAGGCCGGCGAGACGCTGGTGGCGGAGAATCGGGTTCAGGAGGTCCGGCCGAAGTACGAAGCCCTGGAGGACCTCGAGTACGAGCGCCACTTCATCGGCCACCTGCAGTCGAACAAGATCAACGCCCTGATCCCCTACGTCAGCTGCATCCAGACCCTCGACCGGATGTCATTGGCCTTGAAGCTGCAGAAGAAACTCGAGTCCGAAGGCCGGCAGCTGGAGGTCCTGCTCCAGGCCAACACCTCAGGTGAGGCGAGCAAGTCGGGCGTCGCGCCGGAGGACTTGCCCGGGTTCGCGGCGGAGGTCGGCAAACTCGACGCATTGAAGGTTCGCGGCCTGATGACGATCGGCCTGTTCACCGAGGACCTCGAACTCGCCCGGCCCAGCCTGACGCGCCTGAGGGAGCTGCAGGGTCAGGTGCGGGAACTCAACCTCGACGGGGTCGGGATGGACGAGCTCTCGATGGGCATGAGCGGCGACCTCGAGGTCGCGGTGGAAGAAGGTTCGACGATCGTGCGGGTCGGCACCGCGATCTTCGGCGCCCGGCCGGCAGCCGGATAA
- a CDS encoding alpha/beta hydrolase produces MAQPEMIEIHGQPVTYHRAGEGPPLVLIHGITSSSRTWKSVMPRLAEKYDVIAPDLLGHGRSAKPKGDYSLGAYASGIRDLLVALEVPKATIVGHSLGGGIALQYAYQFPDRVGRLVLVDTGGIDKEVNLVLRAATLPGAEFVLPVMFAGPLHDAGLKLRRLLTMVGIQPSADVQGVSEGFSSLTEADARRAFLNTVRSVIDPTGQKVTAKDRLYLSADIPSLIVWGERDRIIPSSHGQLAHELMPGSQLEIFPGAGHFPFNADPDRFIKVLTEFIESTEPADLDEAEIRRLLNENGRKTSAAAKKAAKKTSDAGK; encoded by the coding sequence ATGGCCCAGCCAGAGATGATCGAAATTCACGGACAGCCGGTGACCTACCACCGTGCCGGAGAGGGACCGCCCCTGGTCCTGATCCACGGAATCACTTCGAGTTCTCGCACCTGGAAGAGCGTGATGCCACGCCTCGCCGAGAAATACGACGTGATCGCACCGGACCTTCTCGGACACGGCAGGTCGGCCAAGCCGAAGGGTGACTATTCGCTCGGCGCCTACGCCAGCGGAATCCGCGACCTGCTGGTCGCGCTCGAGGTCCCGAAGGCGACGATCGTCGGCCACTCCCTCGGCGGCGGCATCGCACTCCAGTACGCGTACCAGTTCCCGGATCGCGTCGGACGCCTGGTCCTGGTCGACACCGGCGGCATCGACAAGGAAGTGAACCTGGTGCTGCGAGCCGCCACCCTGCCAGGAGCCGAGTTCGTCCTGCCGGTCATGTTCGCGGGTCCCCTTCACGACGCCGGGCTGAAACTGCGCCGCCTGCTGACCATGGTCGGAATTCAGCCGAGTGCCGACGTCCAGGGCGTGTCCGAAGGATTCTCCTCACTGACCGAAGCCGACGCCCGGCGCGCCTTCCTCAACACGGTGCGTTCGGTGATCGACCCCACCGGCCAGAAGGTCACCGCCAAGGACCGGCTCTACCTGTCCGCCGACATCCCCTCGCTGATCGTCTGGGGCGAGCGAGACCGCATCATCCCGTCGAGCCACGGGCAGCTCGCGCACGAGCTGATGCCCGGCAGCCAGCTGGAAATCTTCCCCGGAGCCGGACACTTCCCTTTCAACGCCGACCCCGACCGTTTCATCAAGGTGCTGACCGAGTTCATCGAGAGCACCGAACCGGCCGACCTCGACGAAGCCGAAATTCGACGCCTGCTGAACGAGAACGGCAGGAAGACTTCTGCCGCCGCAAAGAAAGCCGCCAAGAAGACGTCGGACGCCGGCAAATGA
- a CDS encoding CrcB family protein, whose product MTVLLVFVAGGTGVLARYGLSSMVHGDALPWMTVGINVVGSFFLGVLLVVSGDWLTDQTRNALGVGFLGGFTTFSTFSAQAFADLEGGEPGRAFVYIAVSVLAGIGAAAAGYYLARAAT is encoded by the coding sequence ATGACCGTCCTGCTCGTATTCGTGGCCGGCGGGACCGGAGTCCTGGCCCGTTACGGCCTCTCTTCAATGGTCCACGGCGACGCGCTGCCCTGGATGACGGTCGGCATCAACGTGGTCGGCTCCTTCTTCCTCGGGGTGCTCCTGGTGGTCTCCGGAGACTGGCTTACTGACCAGACCCGGAACGCCCTCGGAGTCGGTTTCCTCGGCGGTTTTACGACCTTCTCCACGTTCTCGGCTCAGGCCTTCGCCGATCTCGAAGGAGGGGAGCCCGGCCGCGCCTTCGTCTACATCGCGGTGTCGGTCCTCGCCGGCATCGGCGCGGCCGCCGCCGGCTACTACCTGGCCCGCGCCGCCACTTGA
- a CDS encoding cellulase family glycosylhydrolase, translated as MPRLLKSACFAALALAGCLLLAASPAAAATPNLEVDGNRIRDVKTGNEFIPRGVNWPSFEYACVQGWGYANEGANPDTAQAMLDWNINTVRIPLNQDCWLGDDGLPDNEEYPEPPDLTATGYRDAVGDFVDDLTDAGLVVVLDLHWTGQDGTVADGLRPMADNRSDDFWASAANRFKTNDAVIFDLFNEPHSRWDPVAHDWAFLQSWSCWRGGGCEAPDQADTDLPVTGAKYTTVGMGTLLAAVRGTGASQPVILSGLDYANDLSKWSERAPADDQLIAGFHNYPGQDCDDAACWVGEIETVAAEHPVITAEFGQSDCQADHIERYMKWADVRGIGYLAWAWWVLPEEGCTNYALITDLNGTPTPTYGAHFREHLEDPATPPDDQPPEILPELPRPANRADAGLKIVSAKVRGGQLKARLKVRPIAGKPVSARIEFFRGKKKRKISLKVKIRRGIGTIKRKLPPKAKPHRLVARYPGDKLLLPDKTRFSLKSSRHARPPAP; from the coding sequence GTGCCCCGTCTTCTGAAATCGGCCTGCTTCGCCGCTCTGGCCCTCGCCGGATGCCTGCTTCTGGCGGCATCCCCGGCCGCCGCGGCGACGCCCAACCTCGAAGTTGACGGCAACCGTATCCGGGACGTCAAGACGGGTAACGAGTTTATCCCCCGCGGGGTCAACTGGCCGAGTTTCGAGTACGCCTGCGTCCAGGGCTGGGGCTACGCGAATGAAGGTGCGAATCCGGACACCGCCCAGGCGATGCTCGACTGGAACATCAACACCGTGCGGATCCCGCTGAACCAGGACTGCTGGCTTGGCGACGACGGACTGCCCGACAATGAGGAGTACCCGGAGCCGCCTGACCTGACTGCCACCGGCTACCGCGACGCGGTCGGCGACTTCGTCGACGACCTGACCGACGCCGGCCTCGTTGTGGTCCTCGACCTCCACTGGACTGGCCAGGACGGCACCGTCGCCGACGGGCTGCGCCCGATGGCGGACAATCGTTCCGACGATTTCTGGGCATCGGCCGCCAATCGCTTCAAGACCAATGACGCAGTGATCTTCGACCTCTTCAACGAGCCCCACTCACGGTGGGATCCAGTCGCCCACGACTGGGCGTTCCTCCAGTCCTGGAGCTGCTGGCGAGGGGGAGGCTGCGAGGCGCCGGACCAGGCTGACACCGACTTGCCCGTAACCGGCGCGAAGTACACGACCGTCGGCATGGGAACCCTCCTGGCCGCGGTCCGTGGCACCGGCGCCAGCCAGCCGGTCATCCTCAGCGGACTCGACTACGCGAACGACCTGTCCAAGTGGAGCGAGCGGGCCCCGGCAGACGACCAGTTGATCGCCGGTTTCCACAACTACCCCGGTCAGGACTGCGACGATGCGGCCTGCTGGGTCGGCGAGATCGAAACGGTCGCGGCCGAGCATCCGGTGATCACGGCCGAGTTCGGCCAGAGCGACTGCCAGGCGGACCACATCGAGCGGTATATGAAGTGGGCGGACGTCCGGGGTATCGGATACCTCGCCTGGGCCTGGTGGGTCCTGCCGGAGGAAGGCTGCACCAATTACGCCCTGATCACCGACCTGAACGGCACGCCGACCCCCACCTATGGCGCCCACTTCCGCGAGCACCTCGAGGACCCGGCCACCCCGCCGGACGACCAGCCGCCGGAGATCCTGCCGGAGCTGCCGCGCCCCGCCAATCGCGCGGACGCCGGTCTGAAGATCGTCTCGGCCAAGGTCCGGGGTGGTCAGCTGAAGGCGCGGTTGAAGGTCAGGCCGATCGCGGGCAAGCCGGTCAGCGCCCGAATCGAGTTCTTCCGCGGCAAGAAGAAGCGGAAGATCAGTCTGAAGGTCAAGATCCGAAGAGGCATCGGAACGATCAAACGCAAGCTTCCGCCGAAGGCGAAACCGCACCGCCTCGTCGCCCGTTATCCCGGCGACAAGCTTCTGCTCCCCGACAAAACGCGATTCAGCCTGAAAAGCTCAAGGCATGCCCGACCCCCAGCCCCCTGA
- a CDS encoding HlyC/CorC family transporter — MVELLLVLASAALILACGAFVAAEFSFVTVDRSAVDKEAEGGDRKARGVALALRSLSTHLSAAQLGITVTNLIIGFMAEPALAGLLDGPLESVGVSEGAVRGISLAIAFILANGLTMIFGELVPQNLAIARPMETARAVQGFQRGFSRVFRPFVRLANGSANAILRLIGIEPQEELASARSPEELSSLVRRSAEQGTLGLPTATLVEKSIEFGERRADDAMTPRVRVETLAPDEPVVKVIEAARESGRSRFPVIREGSEEVEGIVHVKHAVAVPYDQRENVLVRDVMADPVLVPSTVELDPLLTELRKQGLQIAVVVDEFGSFDGIVTLEDLIEEIVGEVRDEHDPREEPVRPISEGIWGLSGLLRPDEIEEKTGIQLAEDEDYETVAGLIAMELGRVPGRGDTVTVTATEEGEGPDPEVELTVLRMDGLRVDRVRMLRLETEDGGDGE, encoded by the coding sequence ATGGTCGAGCTCCTGCTCGTGCTGGCTTCCGCCGCGCTGATCCTTGCGTGTGGCGCGTTTGTGGCTGCCGAATTCTCGTTCGTCACGGTCGACCGGTCGGCGGTCGACAAGGAGGCAGAGGGCGGCGACCGCAAGGCCAGGGGCGTGGCCCTCGCTCTGCGCAGCCTTTCGACCCACCTCTCGGCGGCGCAGCTCGGGATCACGGTCACCAACCTGATCATCGGCTTCATGGCCGAGCCGGCCCTTGCCGGTCTGCTTGACGGACCGCTGGAATCGGTCGGCGTCAGCGAAGGGGCGGTCCGGGGCATCTCTCTCGCGATCGCGTTCATCCTCGCCAACGGACTGACCATGATCTTCGGCGAACTGGTGCCCCAGAACCTGGCGATCGCCCGCCCGATGGAGACGGCTCGCGCGGTCCAGGGGTTCCAGCGCGGGTTCAGCCGGGTCTTCCGGCCGTTCGTCCGCCTGGCCAACGGCTCCGCCAACGCGATCCTCCGGCTGATCGGCATCGAGCCCCAGGAAGAGCTCGCCTCGGCGCGTTCGCCGGAGGAGCTGAGCTCGCTGGTCCGCCGTTCGGCCGAGCAGGGAACGCTGGGGCTGCCGACCGCGACCCTGGTCGAGAAGTCGATCGAGTTCGGCGAGCGCCGGGCCGACGACGCGATGACGCCCCGGGTGAGGGTGGAGACCCTGGCCCCGGACGAGCCGGTTGTCAAGGTGATCGAAGCGGCCCGGGAGAGCGGCCGCTCGAGGTTCCCTGTGATCCGCGAAGGGTCAGAAGAGGTGGAAGGCATCGTGCACGTGAAGCACGCGGTTGCGGTGCCCTACGACCAGCGCGAGAACGTGCTGGTGCGGGATGTCATGGCCGACCCCGTCCTTGTCCCGTCGACCGTCGAGCTCGATCCGCTGCTTACAGAATTGCGCAAGCAGGGACTGCAGATCGCGGTCGTCGTCGATGAGTTCGGCAGCTTCGACGGCATCGTGACGCTTGAAGACCTGATTGAGGAGATCGTCGGCGAGGTCCGCGACGAGCACGATCCCCGAGAGGAGCCCGTCCGCCCGATCAGTGAGGGGATCTGGGGCCTCTCCGGCCTGCTGCGGCCGGACGAGATCGAGGAGAAGACCGGGATCCAGTTGGCGGAGGACGAAGACTACGAAACCGTCGCCGGCCTGATCGCGATGGAGCTGGGCCGGGTCCCCGGACGCGGAGACACTGTCACCGTCACCGCCACCGAAGAGGGTGAGGGTCCGGATCCTGAAGTCGAGCTGACCGTGCTGCGTATGGACGGGCTGCGGGTTGACCGCGTGCGCATGTTGCGGCTCGAGACCGAAGACGGGGGGGACGGCGAATGA
- a CDS encoding nuclear transport factor 2 family protein, which produces MSGESGNTQVIERFYGGFATGDGASMASCCHADVHFYDPVFQDLNGPEVMKMWRTLLTRSDDLRIKLGDHQANETNGTAHWTADYTFATTGRPVTNEIDATFRFQDGLIIDHADSFDFWRWSRMALGTTGLLLGWSPLVKSKVRKQSAELLATGGTGDTAG; this is translated from the coding sequence GTGAGTGGAGAGAGCGGTAACACGCAGGTGATCGAGCGTTTCTACGGAGGGTTCGCCACCGGTGACGGCGCGAGCATGGCCTCCTGCTGCCACGCGGACGTGCATTTTTACGACCCTGTCTTCCAGGACCTGAACGGTCCGGAAGTGATGAAGATGTGGCGCACTCTGCTGACCCGCTCCGACGACCTGCGCATCAAGCTGGGCGACCACCAGGCCAATGAAACCAACGGGACCGCTCACTGGACCGCCGATTACACCTTCGCCACCACCGGCCGCCCGGTGACCAACGAGATCGACGCCACCTTCCGGTTCCAGGACGGGCTGATCATCGACCACGCCGACAGTTTCGACTTCTGGCGCTGGTCGCGCATGGCACTCGGCACCACGGGGCTTTTGCTCGGCTGGTCGCCGCTGGTCAAGTCGAAGGTGCGCAAGCAGTCGGCAGAGTTGCTCGCCACCGGCGGTACCGGGGACACCGCTGGCTGA
- a CDS encoding GNAT family N-acetyltransferase produces MVGPVETATARLFCTRPPKSSGSNYERLFMDPTVERWLRPAPLEPFAPADLERLLRHDRSHWQIHGFGPWALVDRETGEFAGRAGLAWTRVEGREAVELPWAILPEFQRQGLASEAGISAIEVARKIGLAKVVSLALVDNVASRGVMEKIGLEFTREVDHVGLPHALYELELE; encoded by the coding sequence ATGGTCGGTCCGGTCGAGACCGCGACCGCCCGGCTCTTCTGCACCCGGCCGCCAAAGAGCTCGGGGTCGAACTACGAACGCCTCTTCATGGATCCCACGGTCGAGCGCTGGCTGCGGCCGGCACCGCTCGAGCCTTTCGCGCCCGCGGATCTCGAACGGCTGCTGCGCCACGATCGCAGCCACTGGCAGATCCACGGCTTCGGGCCGTGGGCGCTGGTCGACCGGGAGACCGGGGAGTTCGCCGGGCGGGCGGGCCTCGCCTGGACCCGGGTCGAGGGCCGGGAGGCGGTCGAGCTGCCCTGGGCGATCCTGCCGGAGTTCCAGCGCCAGGGGCTGGCGAGCGAGGCCGGCATCAGTGCGATCGAAGTCGCTCGGAAGATCGGACTGGCCAAGGTGGTTTCCCTCGCCCTGGTCGACAACGTCGCATCCCGCGGGGTGATGGAGAAGATCGGCCTCGAGTTCACGCGCGAGGTGGACCACGTCGGCCTGCCCCACGCGCTCTACGAACTCGAACTCGAGTAG
- a CDS encoding HlyC/CorC family transporter, with translation MSPAGALLISLLLLLANAFFVGAEFALISARRSVVEPQAEAGGRLARVAIGAMENVTLMMAGAQLGITLCTLGLGALAEPAIAHSLEAPFESLGLPGALVHPVSLVIALGIVGSLHVILGEIVPKNIALAGPDRSALALALPLTVVVRVLYPAIALLNWLTRVVLRLIRIEPKSEVASAFTRDEVAGLVEHSRREGMLDAHESHLLAGALEFEERDAGSVLLPMDIIETVPVTVTPAEVEEIAGRTGFSRFPVSRDGQMIGYLHLKDALEFEDIHRSRPIAESWVRPLPTVRVRDPLRSVLEAMQGSGAHLARVIGDDSKTLGVVALEDVLEELIGEVRDATQRSRS, from the coding sequence ATGAGTCCGGCCGGCGCCCTGCTGATCTCGCTGCTCCTGCTGCTCGCCAACGCCTTCTTCGTCGGGGCCGAGTTCGCCCTGATCTCGGCCCGCCGCTCGGTGGTCGAGCCCCAGGCCGAAGCCGGAGGACGGCTGGCCCGCGTCGCGATCGGCGCGATGGAGAACGTCACCCTGATGATGGCCGGCGCCCAGCTCGGCATCACGCTCTGCACCCTGGGCCTTGGCGCCCTGGCCGAGCCGGCAATCGCCCACAGTCTCGAAGCGCCCTTCGAGTCCCTCGGCTTGCCGGGGGCGCTTGTCCACCCGGTCTCCCTGGTCATCGCCCTCGGCATCGTCGGCTCGCTCCACGTGATCCTCGGCGAGATCGTGCCGAAGAACATCGCGCTTGCCGGCCCGGATCGTTCCGCGCTGGCGCTGGCCCTGCCGCTGACGGTCGTCGTGCGGGTGCTCTACCCGGCGATCGCCCTGCTGAACTGGTTGACCCGGGTCGTCCTGCGGCTGATCCGGATCGAGCCGAAGTCCGAAGTGGCGAGCGCTTTCACCCGCGACGAGGTCGCCGGGCTGGTCGAGCACTCGCGGCGCGAAGGAATGCTCGACGCCCACGAAAGCCACCTGCTCGCCGGGGCACTCGAGTTCGAAGAGCGGGACGCGGGCTCGGTCCTGCTGCCGATGGACATCATCGAGACGGTGCCGGTCACCGTGACCCCGGCCGAAGTCGAAGAGATCGCGGGGCGGACCGGCTTCTCGCGGTTCCCCGTCTCCCGCGACGGCCAGATGATCGGCTACCTGCACCTGAAGGATGCGCTCGAGTTCGAGGACATCCACCGCAGTAGGCCGATCGCTGAATCGTGGGTGCGGCCGCTGCCGACGGTGCGCGTCCGGGACCCGCTGCGATCCGTACTGGAGGCCATGCAGGGCTCGGGGGCCCACCTGGCCCGCGTGATCGGCGACGACAGCAAGACGCTCGGCGTGGTCGCGCTGGAAGACGTGCTCGAGGAACTGATCGGCGAAGTAAGGGACGCGACCCAGCGCAGCCGGTCCTGA
- a CDS encoding biotin carboxylase: MPDPQPPEPVREDLAELNRRRDLTEDAARPDAVEKRHGLGGRTARENLDDLIDEGTFVEYGRYAVAAQRGRREMQDLIERTPGDGIIGGTARINGETFGLSSACAVLSYDYTVLAGTQGAVGHLKKDRLFELIERMKLPTVFFAEGGGGRPGDTDYPAVSALHVRAFALWAALSGVVPRIAIVAGRCFAGNAVIAGCSDLIVATKNSSLGMGGPAMIEGGGLGTVHPDEVGPIDMQTANGVVDVTVEDEAEAVAVTRKLLAFFQGDLPPWDTTPGAAPDQEALREVIPERRRRAYDVNPLIEMLADVDSTVFLRPVFAPDMVTACRIDGRAIGVIANNPMHMAGAITSDGADKASRFMQLCDAFGLPILSLVDTPGMMVGPEAEKTGLVRHCSRLLVTGAALKVPFVAVILRRGYGLGAQAMVAGSLHEPLLTVAWPGAELGPMGLEGAVRLGMRKELEKIEDDAEREKTVRELTEMALENAKALNAATLFEIDDVIDPADTRRVVSATFAAADSGREPPGPVRFIDTW, translated from the coding sequence ATGCCCGACCCCCAGCCCCCTGAGCCAGTACGCGAGGACCTTGCCGAACTCAACCGCCGCCGCGACCTGACCGAGGACGCGGCGCGGCCCGATGCCGTCGAGAAGCGCCACGGACTAGGCGGCCGGACCGCGAGGGAGAACCTCGACGACCTGATCGACGAAGGCACCTTCGTCGAGTACGGCCGTTACGCCGTGGCAGCCCAGCGCGGCCGACGGGAGATGCAGGACCTGATCGAACGCACACCGGGCGACGGAATAATCGGCGGGACCGCCCGGATCAATGGCGAGACCTTCGGGCTCTCAAGTGCCTGCGCGGTCCTTTCGTATGACTACACCGTGCTGGCCGGCACGCAGGGCGCGGTCGGGCACCTGAAGAAGGACCGGCTTTTCGAACTGATCGAGCGCATGAAGCTGCCGACCGTGTTTTTCGCCGAAGGCGGCGGTGGCCGCCCGGGAGACACCGACTACCCCGCCGTCTCCGCCCTCCACGTGCGGGCGTTCGCGCTCTGGGCGGCGCTTTCCGGCGTGGTGCCGCGGATCGCCATCGTGGCCGGACGCTGCTTCGCCGGCAACGCGGTGATCGCCGGTTGTTCCGACCTGATCGTCGCCACGAAGAACAGCTCACTCGGCATGGGTGGCCCGGCGATGATCGAAGGCGGCGGCCTCGGCACCGTTCATCCGGATGAAGTCGGCCCGATCGACATGCAGACGGCCAACGGCGTGGTCGACGTCACTGTCGAAGACGAAGCCGAAGCAGTTGCCGTCACCCGAAAGCTGCTCGCGTTCTTCCAGGGCGACCTCCCGCCGTGGGACACGACGCCGGGTGCCGCACCCGACCAGGAAGCGTTGCGCGAAGTGATCCCCGAACGCCGGCGGCGTGCCTACGATGTGAATCCGCTGATCGAGATGCTCGCCGACGTCGACTCGACGGTGTTCCTGAGGCCGGTGTTCGCTCCCGACATGGTGACCGCTTGCCGGATCGATGGTCGGGCAATTGGCGTGATCGCCAACAACCCGATGCACATGGCCGGCGCGATCACCAGCGATGGAGCCGACAAAGCCTCCCGGTTCATGCAGCTCTGTGACGCCTTCGGGCTGCCGATCCTTTCCCTGGTCGACACCCCCGGGATGATGGTCGGACCCGAGGCCGAGAAGACCGGCCTGGTCCGCCACTGCTCGCGCCTGCTGGTCACCGGTGCCGCTCTGAAGGTGCCTTTCGTCGCGGTGATCCTCCGGCGCGGCTACGGCCTCGGCGCCCAGGCGATGGTCGCCGGCAGCCTCCACGAACCCCTCCTTACGGTCGCCTGGCCCGGAGCCGAGCTCGGACCGATGGGCCTCGAAGGTGCGGTTCGCCTAGGTATGCGCAAGGAACTGGAAAAGATCGAAGACGACGCCGAGCGTGAGAAGACCGTCCGCGAGCTGACCGAGATGGCGCTCGAGAACGCCAAAGCCCTGAACGCGGCGACACTCTTCGAGATTGACGACGTGATCGATCCGGCCGATACCAGGCGGGTGGTCAGCGCAACCTTCGCCGCTGCCGATTCAGGACGCGAGCCTCCGGGCCCAGTCCGCTTCATCGACACCTGGTAG